In Vicingus serpentipes, the DNA window TTTGATTGACATTAATAACATCTACAACTCTTTTTAATTCTTTAGAGGAAAAGCCTGTTCTATTTAATCCTGTTTCTATTTCTATATGAACTTTAGCTTTTATTTTTAACCGTTTAGCTGCTTCTGTTGCTGCTTTTAAACGATCCATTTCAAAAACAAAAAATTCAATATTGTTTTCAATTGCCCAAGGAATATCTTCATCTCCTAAATCCCCCATTATAATTAATCTTTTGTAATCAAGTTGAGTATCTAATACTTTTCTAGCTTCAAAAGCACTAAAAACAGCAAAACTTCTCAGTCCACACTCATAAGCTAAAGGAACATAGTAATTTAATCCATGTCCGTAGGCATTGCCTTTAACTACAGATATTAATTCGCAATTTTCTCCAATTACATCATTGATAAATGATATATTAGCTTTAAGTGCACTTTTACTAATTTCGATATATGAGGTATGAAACATTACTGTAGTTGTTCTAATATTTTAATAAACATTTTGCTTCCTGATGAAATTAACGCATCTGGAAAATCATAATCAGGATTGTGCAAAGCAGGAGAATCTTTTCCTGCTCCTAGTGCAAACATAGCTCCTGAGAACTTTTGAGTAAACAAACCAAAATCCTCGCCCCATTTAAAAGGTTTTTCTTTTATTACTGAACTTAATTGAGCATCAATTGCTGCTTTCTGAATAAGATCTATAGCTCTATTATCATTTTCTACTGACTGAAACTCTTGTAACCATTCTATTTCGTATGATAACTTGTGCTGTTGAACCTCTTCCATTAATACATTTAAAAAGTTCTCCTTTAACTTTTCCATCATTGTATTGGTTGAAGTTCGAAATGTTAAACCAATCTCTCCATTTCCGGCAGCAACACCGTAAGATTCTGACCCTACTTTCACAAAAATTGGTGTAATAATTTTTAATGAATCAGCATCGTTTACTTCTAAACTTTTAATTCGTTTTATCAATTCTGCAATAGCATAAACTGAGTTAATTCCATTTTCAGGTTCAGCTGCATGTGCAGTTTTTCCAATCAACTTAATTTTAGCACTAATTACCGAAGGTGTAAATGTTCCTGATTTAATTACTACCGCACTCTCTTCATATCCAGGAACATTATGTAAGGCAAATACATAATCAGGGGTACAGTATTTTTTAAACTCTTTATCTTCAATTACCCGTTTTGCTCCCTCTCCATTTTCTTCTGATGGTTGAAAAAGCAAAGAAACCATTCCTTTTTTTAGTTTATTTTGGGCTATATACGATGCAAAAGCTAGCATAATTGCCATATGTCCATCGTGCCCACATTTATGAGCAACTCCTTTCTTTTTTGATTTGTGTTTAAAAGTATTTTGCTCATCAATAGGTAATGCATCTAATTCACAACGATACATTACATGATTCCCTATTTTTTCTCCTTTAAAAATAGCTAGAACTCCATTTTCAGCTACTTGATGAATTTCAACACTAGGACAAATTTCTTTAAGTTGTTGTTGAATGTATTTCGATGTCTCCTTTTCGTCATTTGACAATTCAGGATTTTGGTGTAAGTATTTTCTATATTCAATAAAAGGCTCTATATCCATTATTATTTTTTTAATCTCATTTCCAAATAAGGATTTCTAAACCCTAATCTTTCATATAAAAATCTGGCGGGATTATCTTTTTCAACATGTAAAGCGATGTCTCCTTCACTAACTTTAATAGCATTTTTCATTAACAACTTCCCATACCCTTTACCTCTAAACTTCTTATTCATGGCTATATATACTAAGATATTTTCTGGAATATACCCTGACATTCCTGTTTCATTTACAACTACTACTCCCGAAATTTCTTGAGCAATAAATTGTACCAATACATAACCTCCTACTTTATCAAAAATATAGTCTATTGCTTTTTGAATATCATCAATAGAATCTCCATATTCCTCAAGGTGCTTGTGTAAAAAAGCGGCTATTTCCCCATTCTTAATTAATTCAATTTTTCCAGATTTTTTATTAATCAACTTATGAGTAATTGTAACATTTTCTTTACTATCTATCATCTTTTATAATTTTTAGATTAAAATTTTAACATGATTTGCCTTATTTGGGAACACATAACTTAATACTACAAAAAGAATAACTGAAGAGAGAATTCCATAAAAATTAGGGTCCAATCCAAAAGGCATTTCTATTTTCATAACAATCAAGAATGCTGTTAAAGCTCCACCGCCCAACATAGCTGAAAAAGCTCCTGTTGCACTGCTCCTATCCCAAAAAAGCGCTCCTAGAATAGGTATAAACAATCCTGAAACCATAAAAGAATAAGACAATAACATTAACTCTAACACATTTTGCATTTGTAATGAAATGTATATCGCCAGCATACCTGCTAAAAGTGTGGTTATTTGAGACAATCTTAATGTGGCTTTATCTGAAACAATAAAAAACCGCTTAATTACATCCGTTACAATATTTCCAGAAGCTGCCATTAAACAACTATCAGCTGTTGACATAATAGCTGAAAAATAAGCTGACATTAACAAACCAACAACACCAATAGGCAATACATTTTTAAGTAATAATGGCAATCCTAATTCAGCATCAATTTCAGAACCTACAGATAGCATTCCTTGCTCCATAGCTACTCTAGAAAACATACCTAGAACTACTCCTAAAAGTGCCATTATTGGCCATTCAAATAATCCTGCTATAAACCATGCTCTTTGTGCTTCCCGTTTACTTCTACAAGCAAATATTCGTTGATATAATGTCATTCCAACAAACCAAATAGGAATAATAGTTATCGCCCAATTAACAGCTGTTTGCCATGATAAATTAGTGAAACTTAAAAATTCTTTTGGCAAGGTATTTACAATTACATCATATCCTCCTATTTTGTAGTATGCAACTGGCACTCCTATAAACAATAGCCCTACCATTAATATAATCCACTGTATTGTGTCGGTAAAAATAACTGCTTTCAAACCTCCGATAGCGGTATATACAACAGTTAAAACACCCATTGCTATTAAAACTTGAGTAAATGAAAAACCATCGAAAGTAGCGGAAGCCAATTTAGCTCCAGCTAAAATTTGTGAACTGGTAAACCCAATATAACCTATAATAGAAATAATGGCTGCTAACATTGCTGTGTTGTTTCCATAAAAAGCCTTAAATATTTGAGGGAAAGTGAATAAACTAATTTTATTAGACAACCTACTTACCTTAGGAATAAGAAAAACGGCACTTAACCATGCTCCAATTAACCCTGTAAACAACATCCAAGAACCAGATAATCCCATCGTAAAACCTAAGCCTCCTAACCCAATTGAAAACCCACCTCCAACATCAGTAGCAACAACTGATAATCCTATATGAAAACTTCCTATCGATCTTCCACCTACAAAGTAATCTTCAATAGATGTATTTTTTTTATAAAAGAAAAAACCAACTCCTAACATTAGGAGCATGTATACTATAAAAATGATAATATCTATGATGTGCATAATCTTTTAGTTTCTATAGAAACTATTTAAATATATTTTAAATTTTGACTACTTATTAATTAAAAAATTGATTTAACCTGTAATATTTACTTATTATCTTAAATAAAATAAGCGAATTACATAAAATTGATTACTAATAAAAACA includes these proteins:
- a CDS encoding amidohydrolase — protein: MDIEPFIEYRKYLHQNPELSNDEKETSKYIQQQLKEICPSVEIHQVAENGVLAIFKGEKIGNHVMYRCELDALPIDEQNTFKHKSKKKGVAHKCGHDGHMAIMLAFASYIAQNKLKKGMVSLLFQPSEENGEGAKRVIEDKEFKKYCTPDYVFALHNVPGYEESAVVIKSGTFTPSVISAKIKLIGKTAHAAEPENGINSVYAIAELIKRIKSLEVNDADSLKIITPIFVKVGSESYGVAAGNGEIGLTFRTSTNTMMEKLKENFLNVLMEEVQQHKLSYEIEWLQEFQSVENDNRAIDLIQKAAIDAQLSSVIKEKPFKWGEDFGLFTQKFSGAMFALGAGKDSPALHNPDYDFPDALISSGSKMFIKILEQLQ
- a CDS encoding GNAT family N-acetyltransferase, with amino-acid sequence MIDSKENVTITHKLINKKSGKIELIKNGEIAAFLHKHLEEYGDSIDDIQKAIDYIFDKVGGYVLVQFIAQEISGVVVVNETGMSGYIPENILVYIAMNKKFRGKGYGKLLMKNAIKVSEGDIALHVEKDNPARFLYERLGFRNPYLEMRLKK
- a CDS encoding sodium:solute symporter family protein, with amino-acid sequence MHIIDIIIFIVYMLLMLGVGFFFYKKNTSIEDYFVGGRSIGSFHIGLSVVATDVGGGFSIGLGGLGFTMGLSGSWMLFTGLIGAWLSAVFLIPKVSRLSNKISLFTFPQIFKAFYGNNTAMLAAIISIIGYIGFTSSQILAGAKLASATFDGFSFTQVLIAMGVLTVVYTAIGGLKAVIFTDTIQWIILMVGLLFIGVPVAYYKIGGYDVIVNTLPKEFLSFTNLSWQTAVNWAITIIPIWFVGMTLYQRIFACRSKREAQRAWFIAGLFEWPIMALLGVVLGMFSRVAMEQGMLSVGSEIDAELGLPLLLKNVLPIGVVGLLMSAYFSAIMSTADSCLMAASGNIVTDVIKRFFIVSDKATLRLSQITTLLAGMLAIYISLQMQNVLELMLLSYSFMVSGLFIPILGALFWDRSSATGAFSAMLGGGALTAFLIVMKIEMPFGLDPNFYGILSSVILFVVLSYVFPNKANHVKILI